CGTCGCGATGCTCGAGGCGCAGCTCGGCACGCGCCTGCTGCATCGCTCGACACGCCGCATGACGGTTACCGACGCCGGCGAACGCGTGTTCGCGCGCGCCGAAAAGATTCTCGACGACGTCGATCATCTCGTCGAGGACGTATCGACCACGCGCACGGTGCCGCGCGGCACGCTGCGCATGTCGAGCAGCTTCGGCTTCGGCCGGCACGTCGTCGCGCCGGCGCTGCTCGACTTCAGCGCGCGCTATCCGCAACTGAACGTGCGGCTCGATCTGTTCGACCGGCTCGTCGACGTGGCGGGCGAAGGCTACGACCTCGACGTGCGCATCGGCGACGACATCGCCGATCATCTGATCGCGCGCCGCCTTGCCACGAACCATCGCGTGCTGTGCGCGTCGCCCGACTATCTCGCCCGACGCGGCACGCCGCGCTCGCTCGCCGATCTCACATCGCACGACTGTCTCGCGATCAAGGAGCGCGATCATCCGTTCGGCGTATGGCGGCTGAACGTGCGCGGGGAAACGGTCACGGTGAAGGTTGGCGGCGCGCTGTCGACGAACCATGGCGAGGTGGCCGTGCAATGGGCGCTGGCCGGACGCGGCATCGTGCTGCGCTCGATCTGGGAGGCCGGGCCGCTGATCGAACGCGGCGAACTGTGTCGCGTGCTGCCGGACGCGACCCAGCCCGCGAACATCTGGGCCGTGTACCCGGAACGCGTCGCGGCGTCGGCGAAGGTACGCGTGTGCGTGGATTTTCTGGTGGAGACGCTGGCCGGCCTGAATGCCGCGGCGGGTGACGATACGGCCTGAAACCGGCTAAAGGTGAGCTTTTACGGGGGCGTGCGCAGGCATCGTCGACGATGCCTGCGGAGCGTCACGCCGCGTGTCGCGCGCCGAGCATCAGGTCGAGATTCTGCACGGCGGCGCCGGATGCCCCTTTGCCGAGATTGTCGAACACGGCGGACAGCAGCACCTGCCCGCCGTTCGCGTTGACGAACACGCCGAGCCGCAGATCATTGGTGCCGTTCAGCGCTTGCGGATCGAGATGCGTTGCCGCGCGTGCGTCCGCGAGCGGCATCACGTCGACGTGACGGGCGTCCGCGTAGTGGTGCGCGAGACACGCATGCAGCCGCTCACCCGTCACGCCAGCCGGAAGCAGGCGCAGCTCGATCGGAATGGTGAGCACGATGCCTTGCCGATAGGCACCGTAGGCCGGCACGAAGAATGGGCGGTGCGCGAGCCCCGCATGCTGCCGAATCTCGGGCACGTGCTTGTGCTCGAGCGCGAGGCCGTAGACCTGCAGCGGCAACGCGCGTGCCGCGGCGTCGCCGGATTCGAATGCGTCGACGGCGGCTCTCCCGCCACCCGAATAACCGGACACCGCATGGATGCTCACCGGGTAGTCGCGCGGCAGCAGCCCGGCCTGCAGCAGCGGGCGAAGCAGGCCGATCGCGCCCGTCGGATAGCAGCCGGGATTGGTCACGCGTTTCGCAAGCGCAATGTTGTACGCGTGTCCGTCGGCCATCTCGGGAAAGCCGTAGACCCAGTCGGGCTGCGTGCGATGGGCCGAACTCGCGTCGATCACGCGTACCGCCGGGTTCCGGATGAAGTCGACCGCTTCGCGCGCGGCCGCATCGGGCAGGCACAGGATCGCGATATCGCATGCATTAAGTGCATCGGCGCGCCGCGCCGCGTCCTTGCGTTCGGCGGCGGGAAGCGTGAGCAGCCGCACGTCGGTGCGGTCGCGCAGACGCGCGTGAATCTGCAACCCGGTCGTGCCCTGGTCTCCGTCGATGAAGACAGTGGGGAAGCTCATGATGGTCGTACTCGTCGCGTTCGGTTGTCGTGGGAAACCGTATCGTCCACCGAACGCCTAGAATAGGAAAAGTTGAATTTGCTGATCGTCTGATTCAGCTTTCCTGAACGAGAGGTGTGTGATGCGCGAGATCAGTCTGGACCGCCTGCGTACGCTGGTCGCGATCGCGGACCAGGGCTCCTTCGTGGCGGCGGCGCAATGGCTTCATCTCGCGCCGCCGACCGTCAGCCTGCATGTCGCCGAGCTGGAAAGCCGCGTCGGCGCGCCGCTGCTGTCGCGCACGCGCGGCAATGTGCGCCCGTCGGTGATCGGTGAAGTGCTGGTGGAGCGGGCGCGGCGTCTGCTGGCGGAAGTCGAATCGACGCTGGACGACGTGCAGCGGCAGGTGCAGGGGTTGACCGGGCGCGTGCGTCTCGGCGCGTCGACCGGCGCGATCGCGCATCTGCTACCGCAGGCGGTGGCCGGACTGCGCGCGCAGCATCCGGATATCGACGTGCAGATCGCGGTGCTCACGTCGCAGGACACGCTGGCGCGCATTGCACAAGGCACGCTCGACGTCGGGCTGGTCGCGCTGCCGCAAGCGCCGGTCGCGGGGCTGTCGATCCGCCCGTGGCGCCGCGACCCGGTGATGGCTTTCCTGCCCGCAGACTGGCCGCTTCCGGCCCGTGTGACGCCGGCGTATCTGGCCGCGCGGCCGCTGATTCTCAACGATGCGACGACGCGCCTGTCGCGGCTCACGACCGAATGGTTCGCGCTCGGCGGCCACCGGCCCGTGCCGCGGATCGAACTCAACTACAACGATGCGATCAAGAGCCTGGTCGCCGCGGGGTACGGCGCGACGCTGCTGCCGCACGAGGCGGGCGCCCCGCTGCCGGATGCGCGTATCGTCATGCGGCCGCTACGTCCGGCGCTGTGGCGCGAACTGGGGATCGCCCATCGGGCCGGCCCGGTCGAACGGGCGACGCAGCATGTGCTCGATGCGCTGCGGGCGCTCGGCGCGCGATAGCGGGCCGTCGTGCGGCTGGCCCGCACGCGCGTTCAGAGCCGGTTGTCCTTCGCCAGCGTGAGCACGCGCGCCCAGCG
This is a stretch of genomic DNA from Burkholderia cenocepacia. It encodes these proteins:
- the argC gene encoding N-acetyl-gamma-glutamyl-phosphate reductase, encoding MSFPTVFIDGDQGTTGLQIHARLRDRTDVRLLTLPAAERKDAARRADALNACDIAILCLPDAAAREAVDFIRNPAVRVIDASSAHRTQPDWVYGFPEMADGHAYNIALAKRVTNPGCYPTGAIGLLRPLLQAGLLPRDYPVSIHAVSGYSGGGRAAVDAFESGDAAARALPLQVYGLALEHKHVPEIRQHAGLAHRPFFVPAYGAYRQGIVLTIPIELRLLPAGVTGERLHACLAHHYADARHVDVMPLADARAATHLDPQALNGTNDLRLGVFVNANGGQVLLSAVFDNLGKGASGAAVQNLDLMLGARHAA
- a CDS encoding LysR substrate-binding domain-containing protein, which produces MNKSPNLDDLRVFSLVVRLASFSAAAEQLAVSPAYVSKRVAMLEAQLGTRLLHRSTRRMTVTDAGERVFARAEKILDDVDHLVEDVSTTRTVPRGTLRMSSSFGFGRHVVAPALLDFSARYPQLNVRLDLFDRLVDVAGEGYDLDVRIGDDIADHLIARRLATNHRVLCASPDYLARRGTPRSLADLTSHDCLAIKERDHPFGVWRLNVRGETVTVKVGGALSTNHGEVAVQWALAGRGIVLRSIWEAGPLIERGELCRVLPDATQPANIWAVYPERVAASAKVRVCVDFLVETLAGLNAAAGDDTA
- a CDS encoding LysR family transcriptional regulator encodes the protein MREISLDRLRTLVAIADQGSFVAAAQWLHLAPPTVSLHVAELESRVGAPLLSRTRGNVRPSVIGEVLVERARRLLAEVESTLDDVQRQVQGLTGRVRLGASTGAIAHLLPQAVAGLRAQHPDIDVQIAVLTSQDTLARIAQGTLDVGLVALPQAPVAGLSIRPWRRDPVMAFLPADWPLPARVTPAYLAARPLILNDATTRLSRLTTEWFALGGHRPVPRIELNYNDAIKSLVAAGYGATLLPHEAGAPLPDARIVMRPLRPALWRELGIAHRAGPVERATQHVLDALRALGAR